The genomic region ctagactatagactagactatagactagactatagattagactatagactagactatagactagactatagactagactatagactagactatagactagaccatagattagactggattataaaaaaaaactaataaaaagatAAACATTCGACTTACCCCTTCCACCAAGGTTCCTGTTGGGTACCAATTCCGAAACCGCCaaaagtattaaacaaattattgccAAAGAAAGGGAAAGCTTGCTGGAAAAACAAGCCCGGTTGATGTTGGCCACCATCACCATTTACCTCACTAGTCACGACATCAACTTCTGCAAAGTTAAAGCCAGTGAAATCAGAAAAAGCCATTCCATTTCTAAATTTGCCGGGAAAAATGTAAATTGGAATACTTACCAAATGGTTTCtcctcattattattattacgacTCTGTTGATTTTGCTGTTGTTGAGCTTCCAAGGGTACAAATTCAGCTTCAGGTTCAAAACTATCAAATGGCGTATTAAAAGTTAAAGGATTAATTAAATTGGGCCAaatgtaattttgttgttgctgttcttgTAGTTGTGAAGCCTGAGCCTGACGTGGTGCTaaatgtcgttgttgttgttgtggtgaagtgtaaaatgttatttgtggtgataTGAAAGGTTCGAATAGGTGACGCTGAGGTGTGCTTAGATGAGACATAAAgctactacaaaaaaaaaaaacaaaatggaagaaaacaaattttgccGGGCATGCAAAGCAAAATATGCCAAAAATAATgagaattttgaatat from Lucilia cuprina isolate Lc7/37 unplaced genomic scaffold, ASM2204524v1 Scaffold_6693, whole genome shotgun sequence harbors:
- the LOC124418442 gene encoding uncharacterized protein LOC124418442 isoform X1; the encoded protein is MSHLSTPQRHLFEPFISPQITFYTSPQQQQRHLAPRQAQASQLQEQQQQNYIWPNLINPLTFNTPFDSFEPEAEFVPLEAQQQQNQQSRNNNNEEKPFAEVDVVTSEVNGDGGQHQPGLFFQQAFPFFGNNLFNTFGGFGIGTQQEPWWKG
- the LOC124418442 gene encoding uncharacterized protein LOC124418442 isoform X2, translating into MSHLSTPQRHLFEPFISPQITFYTSPQQQQRHLAPRQAQASQLQEQQQQNYIWPNLINPLTFNTPFDSFEPEAEFVPLEAQQQQNQQSRNNNNEEKPFEVDVVTSEVNGDGGQHQPGLFFQQAFPFFGNNLFNTFGGFGIGTQQEPWWKG